AACTATATTGATCGAGTCGCAATGAATGCTCTTTACCTCGCTAATGGTGATGAAGAGTTAGCAATGCAGCTCGCTGATGAAATCATCCATCAACGTTATCAACCCGCAACTCCAACATTCCTTAACGTTGGGCGTAAACGCCGGGGAGAATTTGTTTCTTGCTTTGCGATTCAAACAACGGACGACATGAATACCATTGGTCGAACAATCAATTCTGCCCTCCAACTTTCTAAAATTGGTGGTGGTGTTGGGATTAATTTAAGCAACCTTCGTGAAGCTGGTGCCCCAATCAAGAAAATACAAGGTGCTGCTAGTGGAGTTGTTCCTGTAATGAAGTTGTTAGAAGATAGTTTTTCCTATTCCAATCAACTGGGACAGCGACAGGGAGCTGGAGTCGTTTACCTTAGTGTTTTCCATCCTGATATTATTGAATTCTTAGGAGCAAAAAAGGAAAACGCTGATGAAAAGATTCGCTTAAAGACCCTCTCTCTCGGAATTACGGTTCCTGATAAGTTTTACGAATTAGTAGAGCAAAATGCTGATATGTACTTGTTTAGTCCCTATGATGTTGAACGAGTATACGGAATGCCATTCTCCTACGTCGATATCACAAAAGAATACGACAATTTAGTAGCAAACGATGATATTCGCAAGAAGAAAGTTAATGCCCGGGACTTGGAGGACGAAATCAGTAAACTTCAACAAGAATCAGGTTATCCTTACATTATCAATATTGATACAGAAAACCGGGATAATCCGATTAATGGAAAAATTGTGATGAGTAATTTATGTTCAGAGATTGCTCAAGTACAAGTACCAGCGCAAGTAAATGATGATCAATCATATTCTGAAATGGGAATTGATATCAGTTGTAATCTTGGGTCAACCAATATTGCTAATATGATGGAAAGCCCTGACTTTGGTAAATCGATTAAGGCAATGATGCGGGGATTAACCCGAATCAGTGACGTAGAAGACCTAGATGTTGTCCCAACTATTCAAAACGGAAATCGGCTTGCCCATTCAGTTGGTTTGGGTGCAATGGGATTGCATAGCTACCTCGCTAAGCACCATATTCAATACGGAAGCCCGGTTGCGATTGAATTCACAGGTGTTTACTTTATGCTCTTAAATTATTGGTCATTAGTGGCATCAAATGAAATTGCCAAAGAGCGGCAGGAAACTTTCCACGATTTTGAGAACAGTAAATATGCTGATGGTTCCTACTTTAACAAATATGTCACTAAGGATTGGGGACCACAATCAGATGTTGTTAAAGGTCTTTTTGAAGGTATTTTTATCCCTGGAATTGAAGATTGGAAGAAGTTGAAAGAAAATGTAATGCAAGATGGTCTTTACAATCAATACCGTCTTGCTGTAGCGCCAAACGGTTCAACTTCCTACATTAACGATTCGACTGCTAGTCTACATCCAATCATTAATCGTGTTGAAGAGCGTCAAGAAAAGATGATCGGTAAAATTTATTACCCTGCCCCATATCTTTCAAACGACACGATGCCTTACTATCGTTCAGCTTACGATATGGACATGCGAAAGGTTATTGACACTTACGCCGCTGCACAACAGCACATCGATCAGTCTCTTTCAATGACCCTCTTTATGCGGTCAACAATCCCAGCAGGCCTTTACGAATGGAAAAATGGACGAACAGATAAAATGACGACTCGTGATTTAAACATCTTACGGCACTATGCCTATAAACGTGGTATTAAGTCAATTTACTACATTCGAACGTTTACTGACGATAGCGATGAAATTGGTGCAAACCAATGTGAAAGCTGTGTTATCTAAATGAAACTGGAAGAATTTAAACCTGTAAATCAATATAAAGCAATTAATTGGAATGAAGTTTCCGACATGATCGATAAAGCTACATGGGAAAAGCTAACAGAACAGTTCTGGCTTGATACGCGGATCCCAGTTGCCAATGATATGGATGATTGGCGTGAATTAGATGACGATCATCAATGGACTGTCGGACATGTTTTTGGTGGTTTAACCCTTCTTGATACTGTTCAATCAGAAGCAGGATTAACTGCCCTTAAAGAAGATGTTAAAACTCCTCATGAAACAGCAGTTCTTAATAATATCCAATTTATGGAATCAGTTCATGCTAAGAGTTACTCAACTATTTTCTCTACTCTTAATACCCCAGACCAAATCAAAGAAATCTTTGAATGGTCCGATACAGAAGAATATTTGCAAAATAAAGCTGTCAAAATTGCAAATATGTACCTTGATCCAAGTCAAGATCCGCTCAAAAAGAAAGTAGCCAATGTTTTCCTTGAAACTTTCTTATTCTATTCTGGTTTCTACACTCCCCTTTATTACCTTGGCCACAATAAATTAAATAACGTGGCTGAAATTATCAAGCTAATTTTACGGGACGAATCAGTTCACGGGACATATATTGGATACAAGTTCCAAGTCGGCTTACGTGATCGAACAGAAAAGCAACAACAAGATATGAAAGATTGGATGTACAATTTCCTTTATGAACTATACGATAATGAAGAAAAATACACTCATCTTCTTTATGATCAAGTTGGTTGGACAGATGATGTTTTAACCTTCATCCGTTACAACGCTAATAAGGCATTGATGAATCTTGGTCAAGATCCACTATTCCCTGATACCGCTTCTGATGTTAACCCAGTTGTTATGAATGGAATTTCTACTTCAACTTCTAACCATGATTTTTTTAGCCAAGTCGGCAATGGGTATCGCATGGGTGCCGTTGAAGCAATGAATGATAGTGATTATGACGTTAAAGATCCAAACGCGGGAAAAGACATTAATGCCCGCGATTAAATGCCTGCTAACAACAAAAAACAAGTTGAAAAAAACGTATTAACTGAAGAAGAAAAAAAGCAAAATGCGCAAAAATTAGTTAATGACATAATTGCCAAAAGTGAAGCAGCTTTTGAACAATTACGTTACTACTCACAAGAACAAGTTGATAAAATTTGTCAAGCCATGGCCTTAGCTGCTGAAGAACACCACATGGACTTAGCTATTGATGCAGCTGAAGAAACTGGTCGTGGGGTTGCCGAAGATAAGGCTATCAAGAACATCTACGCAAGTGAATACATTTGGAACAACATCCGTCATGATAAGACTGTCGGAATCATCGAAGACAACGATGAAAACCAAACCATCACTATTGCTGATCCGCTTGGTATTATTGCAGGTATCGTTCCAGTTACTAACCCTACTTCAACAACGATCTTCAAATCAATCATTAGTGCTAAGACGCGGAATACAATTATCTTCTCATTCCACCGTCAAGCCATGAAATCTTCCATTAAAACAGCTAAGATTTTACAAGAAGCTGCGGAAAAGGCCGGTGCACCAAAGAACATGATTCAGTGGCTTCCTGAAAGTAGCCGCGAAAATACAAGTGCATTGTTACAACACCCTAAGACTGCTACTATTTTAGCAACTGGTGGTCCTTCATTAGTTAAGGCTGCCTACAGTTCAGGTAACCCTGCTCTTGGTGTTGGTCCTGGTAACGGTCCAGCTTACATTGAAAAGACTGCTAATATTGAACGTTCTGTTTACGATATCGTTCTTTCTAAGACTTTTGATAACGGAATGATCTGTGCTACTGAAAACTCAGTTGTTGTTGATGAAGAAATCTACGACAAGGTAAAAGAAGAATTCCAAAAATGGAACTGTTACTTCTTGAAGCCAAATGAAATTGATAAGTTCACTGAAGGCTTCATTGATCCTAAGCGTCACCAAGTTCGTGGACCAATTGCTGGTCGTTCAGCTAACGCCATCGCTAATATGTGTGGAATTAAAGTTCCTGAAAACACTAAGGTTATCATCGCTGAATATGAAGGGGTTGGTGACAAGTACCCACTTTCAGCTGAAAAGCTTTCACCAGTATTAACAATGTACAAGGCTACTTCACATGAAAATGCCTTTGATATTTGTGCTCAATTATTACACTATGGTGGTGAAGGTCACACTGCTGCTATTCATACCCTTGATGATGATTTAGCAACTAAGTACGGTCTTGAAATGCGTGCTTCACGGATCATTGTTAACTCTCCATCTGGTATCGGTGGTATTGGTAACATTTACAACAACATGACACCATCACTTACTTTAGGTACCGGTTCATACGGTGGTAACTCAATTTCTCACAACGTTACTGATTGGGATCTCTTAAACATCAAAACAATTGCAAAGCGGCGTGAAAACCGTCAATGGGTTAAGATTCCCCCAAAAGTATACTTTCAACGCAACTCACTAAAAGAATTGCAAGATATTCCAAACATTAACCGAGCATTTATCGTTACTGGTCCTGGAATGAGCAAGCGTGGTTACGTTCAACGTGTTATCGATCAATTGCGTCAACGTCAAAACAACACTGCTTTCTTAGTATTTGATGACGTTGAAGAAGATCCATCAACAAACACTGTTGAAAAAGGTGTTGCCATGATGAACGACTTCAAACCTGATACAATTATTGCTCTTGGTGGTGGTTCACCAATGGATGCTGCCAAGGCTATGTGGATGTTCTATGAGCACCCAGAAACTTCATGGTATGGGGTTATGCAAAAGTATCTTGATATTCGGAAGCGTGCTTACCAAATCAAGAAGCCTACTAAGTCTCAACTTATTGGGATTCCTACTACATCAGGTACTGGTTCAGAGGTTACTCCATTTGCGGTTATTACCGATTCAGAAACTCATG
The genomic region above belongs to Limosilactobacillus reuteri and contains:
- the nrdF gene encoding class 1b ribonucleoside-diphosphate reductase subunit beta, with product MKLEEFKPVNQYKAINWNEVSDMIDKATWEKLTEQFWLDTRIPVANDMDDWRELDDDHQWTVGHVFGGLTLLDTVQSEAGLTALKEDVKTPHETAVLNNIQFMESVHAKSYSTIFSTLNTPDQIKEIFEWSDTEEYLQNKAVKIANMYLDPSQDPLKKKVANVFLETFLFYSGFYTPLYYLGHNKLNNVAEIIKLILRDESVHGTYIGYKFQVGLRDRTEKQQQDMKDWMYNFLYELYDNEEKYTHLLYDQVGWTDDVLTFIRYNANKALMNLGQDPLFPDTASDVNPVVMNGISTSTSNHDFFSQVGNGYRMGAVEAMNDSDYDVKDPNAGKDINARD
- the nrdE gene encoding class 1b ribonucleoside-diphosphate reductase subunit alpha, which produces MALSDIDMTKVKYYDYNNEVNIPKNGQIQLDKDKLALEDFIKNNVEPNTKSFSSLKERFQWLKENDYIEEEFMNKYSEAFIEKLYDYLKAQNFHFHSFMAAYKFYAQYALRTNDKEYYLENYIDRVAMNALYLANGDEELAMQLADEIIHQRYQPATPTFLNVGRKRRGEFVSCFAIQTTDDMNTIGRTINSALQLSKIGGGVGINLSNLREAGAPIKKIQGAASGVVPVMKLLEDSFSYSNQLGQRQGAGVVYLSVFHPDIIEFLGAKKENADEKIRLKTLSLGITVPDKFYELVEQNADMYLFSPYDVERVYGMPFSYVDITKEYDNLVANDDIRKKKVNARDLEDEISKLQQESGYPYIINIDTENRDNPINGKIVMSNLCSEIAQVQVPAQVNDDQSYSEMGIDISCNLGSTNIANMMESPDFGKSIKAMMRGLTRISDVEDLDVVPTIQNGNRLAHSVGLGAMGLHSYLAKHHIQYGSPVAIEFTGVYFMLLNYWSLVASNEIAKERQETFHDFENSKYADGSYFNKYVTKDWGPQSDVVKGLFEGIFIPGIEDWKKLKENVMQDGLYNQYRLAVAPNGSTSYINDSTASLHPIINRVEERQEKMIGKIYYPAPYLSNDTMPYYRSAYDMDMRKVIDTYAAAQQHIDQSLSMTLFMRSTIPAGLYEWKNGRTDKMTTRDLNILRHYAYKRGIKSIYYIRTFTDDSDEIGANQCESCVI
- the adhE gene encoding bifunctional acetaldehyde-CoA/alcohol dehydrogenase codes for the protein MPANNKKQVEKNVLTEEEKKQNAQKLVNDIIAKSEAAFEQLRYYSQEQVDKICQAMALAAEEHHMDLAIDAAEETGRGVAEDKAIKNIYASEYIWNNIRHDKTVGIIEDNDENQTITIADPLGIIAGIVPVTNPTSTTIFKSIISAKTRNTIIFSFHRQAMKSSIKTAKILQEAAEKAGAPKNMIQWLPESSRENTSALLQHPKTATILATGGPSLVKAAYSSGNPALGVGPGNGPAYIEKTANIERSVYDIVLSKTFDNGMICATENSVVVDEEIYDKVKEEFQKWNCYFLKPNEIDKFTEGFIDPKRHQVRGPIAGRSANAIANMCGIKVPENTKVIIAEYEGVGDKYPLSAEKLSPVLTMYKATSHENAFDICAQLLHYGGEGHTAAIHTLDDDLATKYGLEMRASRIIVNSPSGIGGIGNIYNNMTPSLTLGTGSYGGNSISHNVTDWDLLNIKTIAKRRENRQWVKIPPKVYFQRNSLKELQDIPNINRAFIVTGPGMSKRGYVQRVIDQLRQRQNNTAFLVFDDVEEDPSTNTVEKGVAMMNDFKPDTIIALGGGSPMDAAKAMWMFYEHPETSWYGVMQKYLDIRKRAYQIKKPTKSQLIGIPTTSGTGSEVTPFAVITDSETHVKYPLADYALTPNIAIVDSQFVETVPAKTTAWTGLDVLCHATESYVSVMATDYTRGWSLQTIKGVMENLPKSVQGDKLARRKMHDFSTMAGMAFGQAFLGINHSLAHKMGGAFGLPHGLLIAIAMPQVIRFNAKRPQKLALWPHYETYHATKDYADIARFIGLKGNTDEELAEAYAKKVIELAHECGVKLSLKDNGVTREEFDKVVDDLARLAYEDQCTTTNPVEPLVSQLKELLERCYDGTGVEEK